From Chryseobacterium joostei, the proteins below share one genomic window:
- a CDS encoding L,D-transpeptidase: MKNILVKKSFLYACLCALFLVSCKKEIEKISDTFKDTVSASETPEAEKDSIKKDSVPVVKKESVPPVMQENGFYNAFVIPKDKKMRDSVYAEFSKKYNEKERTAILALNRLDSKSKWNADTLVVPAKIDTTLMAYSPFPMQLDVLSGVKKFVIFSYPIQAYGVYSNGSLVKWGPTSMGKKTAQTTRGLTFANWKKKLSISTVSTEWKLPYNFNIHNIGGIGWHEYTLPGYPASHSCLRLLRKDAQWLYSYADTWILNPGGATTKAKGTAVMVFGDYNWGGRRPWKKLLDDPNANNISVEELTKLLEPDVSKMLKEQANREKVADSIKTARAMATPVPNERPTDTLSK, translated from the coding sequence ACATACTTGTGAAAAAATCATTTCTATATGCTTGCTTATGTGCATTATTCCTTGTTTCCTGTAAGAAAGAAATAGAAAAAATAAGTGATACTTTTAAAGATACTGTTTCTGCCTCTGAGACTCCTGAAGCAGAAAAAGATTCTATAAAGAAAGATTCTGTGCCTGTTGTGAAAAAGGAATCCGTTCCACCCGTTATGCAGGAGAATGGTTTTTATAATGCATTTGTCATTCCAAAGGATAAAAAAATGAGGGACTCCGTATATGCAGAGTTCAGCAAAAAATATAACGAGAAAGAGCGTACAGCTATTTTAGCCTTAAACAGATTGGATTCTAAAAGCAAATGGAATGCTGATACATTGGTAGTGCCTGCTAAAATAGATACTACGTTAATGGCGTATTCACCATTTCCAATGCAATTGGATGTGCTAAGCGGGGTTAAAAAATTTGTAATATTTTCATATCCTATTCAGGCGTATGGTGTTTATTCCAACGGAAGTCTTGTTAAGTGGGGTCCAACGAGTATGGGGAAGAAGACAGCACAGACGACCAGAGGACTTACATTTGCCAACTGGAAAAAGAAGTTATCTATTTCTACAGTGAGTACCGAATGGAAGCTTCCTTATAACTTTAATATTCACAACATAGGTGGTATTGGATGGCATGAATATACTCTTCCCGGATATCCGGCTTCCCATTCTTGCCTGCGATTATTAAGAAAAGATGCACAATGGTTATATTCCTATGCTGATACTTGGATCTTGAATCCTGGTGGTGCTACCACAAAGGCAAAAGGTACTGCCGTAATGGTCTTTGGTGATTATAACTGGGGTGGAAGAAGACCTTGGAAAAAACTTCTGGATGATCCCAATGCCAATAATATTTCAGTGGAAGAACTTACGAAGCTATTGGAGCCGGATGTTTCAAAAATGCTGAAAGAACAGGCTAACAGAGAAAAAGTAGCTGATTCCATTAAAACAGCAAGAGCTATGGCGACACCAGTGCCAAACGAAAGACCTACAGATACGCTGTCTAAATAA
- a CDS encoding PDZ domain-containing protein: MKPRLFLLGLLLCIFAHAQNSFELINTKKAVIPFQFINNLIFIPINVNGAELTFLLDTGVAETILFSLENKELKLGNVEKIKFSGLGGSLSIDGLKSDRNTGRIGDALVNTSMSLYVIIDEEFNISSHVGIPVNGVIGYHFFKDHPIFIDYISKKITVYENSDLLKKKIRKFEELPITIERDKPYLYAGVEMTSEKKDSKLLIDLGNSDAIWLFPALIKNFVYNRPNIDDFLGRGFNGDIYGKRSRIHNFYLGDFKFEKPLTAMPDEFSIQHVNLVENRKGSIGGEITRRFTVVFDYPNKKLYLRKNRNFNDPFHFNMSGLDFKQDGLEWKQDKINIETQNLATMGAEAYKNSFQYKFSLKPIFSIAGVRKDSPAYEAGLQKDDRIISINGNRSSDLTLEKIIELMKSDEGRSIIMVVERKNEELTLRFTLEDPIPYQE; encoded by the coding sequence ATGAAACCAAGGCTCTTTTTACTGGGATTACTTTTATGCATTTTTGCCCATGCCCAGAACTCTTTTGAGTTAATTAATACAAAAAAAGCAGTTATTCCTTTTCAGTTTATCAACAACCTGATCTTTATCCCTATTAATGTTAATGGTGCAGAGCTTACCTTTCTATTGGATACCGGAGTAGCAGAAACCATTCTTTTTAGCCTTGAGAATAAAGAACTTAAACTTGGAAACGTTGAAAAAATAAAATTTTCTGGCCTTGGTGGAAGTTTAAGTATTGACGGTTTAAAATCTGATCGTAATACCGGGCGGATTGGAGATGCCCTCGTAAACACCTCCATGTCTCTTTATGTGATTATTGATGAAGAGTTTAATATCTCATCCCATGTAGGAATTCCCGTAAATGGAGTTATTGGATACCATTTCTTTAAGGATCATCCTATTTTTATAGATTATATTTCAAAAAAAATTACAGTTTATGAGAACAGTGATCTTTTAAAAAAGAAGATCAGAAAGTTTGAAGAACTTCCCATCACCATTGAGAGGGACAAACCTTATCTGTATGCCGGTGTGGAAATGACCAGTGAAAAAAAGGATTCAAAACTTTTAATTGATCTTGGAAACAGTGATGCTATATGGCTCTTCCCTGCCCTCATCAAAAACTTCGTGTACAACAGACCTAATATTGATGATTTCCTTGGACGGGGATTCAACGGAGATATTTATGGTAAACGAAGCAGAATCCATAACTTTTATCTTGGAGATTTTAAATTTGAAAAACCGCTTACCGCAATGCCCGATGAATTTTCTATTCAGCATGTAAATCTGGTAGAAAACAGAAAAGGTTCCATTGGTGGAGAAATTACTCGTAGGTTTACAGTAGTTTTTGATTATCCTAACAAAAAACTATATTTGAGGAAAAACAGAAACTTTAATGATCCTTTTCATTTTAATATGAGCGGATTAGACTTCAAGCAAGATGGTCTGGAATGGAAGCAGGACAAAATTAACATTGAAACTCAGAACTTAGCAACTATGGGAGCTGAAGCCTATAAGAACTCTTTTCAATATAAGTTCAGTCTCAAACCTATATTTTCTATTGCGGGGGTAAGGAAAGATTCTCCTGCCTATGAAGCTGGTTTACAAAAAGATGACAGAATTATCAGTATCAATGGGAATAGGTCCTCAGATTTGACCCTTGAAAAAATCATAGAACTCATGAAATCTGATGAAGGACGAAGCATTATTATGGTTGTTGAAAGAAAAAACGAAGAGCTTACTTTACGCTTCACTTTAGAAGACCCAATTCCCTATCAAGAATAG
- a CDS encoding alpha/beta hydrolase yields MNLDYIVREPENITSTTPILFMLHGYGSNEQDLFSFRETLPNDWIIVSFRAPRDTQFEGYSWFDINFNEPENFMDVSQAKESLNSALESILKVINHYGLTESNVHLCGFSQGGILCYALALKYPELFNKIACMSSYPEEKILDGIVKDKKKLERLRFFVSHGTDDAVIPLEWGRKAADLLYDLSCYFTFREYMSGHGVNQKNYMDLMEFFSK; encoded by the coding sequence ATGAATTTAGATTACATAGTAAGAGAGCCGGAAAATATTACCTCTACTACTCCTATACTTTTTATGCTTCATGGCTACGGCAGCAATGAGCAGGACCTTTTCAGCTTTAGAGAAACGCTTCCAAATGATTGGATTATCGTCAGCTTCAGAGCTCCTAGAGATACACAGTTTGAAGGATATTCTTGGTTTGACATCAACTTCAATGAACCTGAGAACTTTATGGATGTTTCCCAAGCTAAGGAGTCTTTAAATTCTGCATTGGAAAGTATACTAAAAGTGATCAATCATTATGGGCTTACTGAAAGCAATGTACATTTGTGCGGATTCAGTCAGGGAGGAATATTATGCTATGCTCTGGCACTTAAATATCCTGAACTTTTTAATAAAATAGCCTGTATGAGTTCTTATCCTGAAGAAAAAATTCTGGATGGTATTGTAAAGGATAAAAAGAAACTGGAAAGACTTCGATTCTTTGTATCTCATGGTACAGATGATGCTGTTATTCCACTTGAATGGGGAAGAAAGGCTGCTGATCTTTTGTATGACCTAAGCTGCTACTTCACTTTCAGAGAATATATGAGCGGGCATGGTGTCAATCAGAAAAACTATATGGACTTAATGGAGTTTTTCTCTAAATAA
- a CDS encoding response regulator → MENERINIVIVDDHPIVIEGVKMMLNSQPFINIVGTFTSGSEIISFIKSNKVDIILLDITLPDANGTELCREIKKIGPDISVIMFSNRSERSIIMQSIQNGASGYLLKNTSIHELVICIKGALSGNIVFCNETKQIISRPSQNELQIPRLTKREKQILQLVAQGKTSNMIAEELFLSPLTIDTHRKNLLQKFQAKNSTELVNYAIQFHMIEE, encoded by the coding sequence ATGGAGAATGAAAGAATAAATATTGTTATTGTAGATGATCATCCCATTGTCATCGAAGGGGTGAAGATGATGCTGAACAGCCAGCCCTTCATTAATATAGTAGGAACTTTTACTTCCGGTTCTGAAATCATCAGTTTTATAAAATCTAACAAGGTAGATATTATTCTTCTTGACATTACTTTACCTGATGCCAATGGTACAGAACTTTGTAGGGAAATTAAAAAAATAGGTCCTGATATTTCTGTGATCATGTTCAGTAATCGTTCCGAAAGAAGTATCATCATGCAATCTATACAAAATGGAGCCAGTGGTTATCTTTTGAAGAATACTTCAATACATGAACTGGTCATATGCATCAAGGGTGCATTATCAGGTAATATTGTTTTCTGTAATGAAACCAAACAGATCATCAGCCGGCCCTCTCAAAACGAGTTGCAAATTCCAAGATTGACTAAAAGAGAAAAACAGATCCTGCAATTGGTAGCCCAGGGCAAAACAAGTAATATGATTGCGGAAGAGCTATTTCTAAGTCCGCTTACTATAGATACTCACCGTAAAAATTTGCTGCAGAAATTTCAGGCAAAAAACTCTACGGAACTCGTAAACTATGCCATACAGTTTCATATGATTGAAGAATAA